A window of Equus przewalskii isolate Varuska chromosome 6, EquPr2, whole genome shotgun sequence genomic DNA:
CCGTCCTTTTTTTTATTGGTCATCAAAGGCATCGAGGCCTCCTTGCGCCCTGTCTTGGATCGCTTGCTCCAgcggaagccagctgccatgttgtgaagaCACCTGAGAAGCCCACGGACAAGGAACGGAGGCCTCCCGCCAACAACCATGGGAAGGAGCCATCTGAGAAGTGGATTCTCCAGGCCCCGTGGACCTGTTATCACAATCGCCTTTTGAAAAgctctctctctggctgctgtgtggagaatggactgtAGGGGGCAGGAGTGAACGGAGCTGGCTTGGAAAGTGGCTACTGCAACCGTCCAGGCATGCATGGATGGTGTCCTGGATTTGGGTGGCGGCAGGGGACATGGATGAAGTGGATGGGTTTAGTGGTTATTTAGGAAGCAACACAAATGGGACTTGGGACAATAAAAGGTCGTTGATGTCCCGCAGGTGGGGCCTTCCTTGCAACAGGGAGCTGAGGAAGGAGCAAGTGGAGGTAgagatgggggaagaggagatgaCGGGTTTAGCTGAGGCCACCTTGAGTCTCTGTTCCTCAAATGTCCAAGCGGCCACCATAAATGTAGCTCCTTGTCTGATAAGAGTAGACTACAGACTCAAGCTGGGGTGAATGTGCGCACCCGCGGGACACATGGCAATATCTGGGACATTTTGGGGTGTCACAACTTGAGGGCCAGTGGGGGGGGCAGGTAGTGCTGCTGACATCTAATGGGTAAGAGCTGAAGATGGTAGTCAGCATCCTGCAATGCACGGGACTATCCCCCCTAAAAGGAATGATCGGactccaaatgtcaatagtgccgaggtGGAGAAACCCTAAGATAGACCAATGGCTGGAATAAACAATTCCCagtttcaataaagttttattcgTCGTGTATGCGGCAGTCAGATGCAGATGGAGTCTCCTGggcacctcccctccccaaggaGCTGgccaaaggggaaagaaaacaagactCGCAAGAAAGTTTCTAAAGGATCTGGCCAGAAATGACTTATATCACTTCCTCTTACATCCCATTGGCCACGTCAGTCACATGGCCGTGCCTGactgcaagggatgctgggaaatgtagtccagccATGTGGCCgtccttcctccttccaggaagaagggaaagagtcTGATGGAAAACGAGCCAGTCTGTGCCACGGTATTATTACGATTGTCCTAATCGTTTCTGTTATTATTGAGACCTAGCAGCTTCCGGAACATATTTCTGCTTCGGTGTTCTCTCTCAGTTCGATTCCATCCCCAGGGTCAGCGGAGTGATTTTCAAACCTGTTTTCTCAGATCCTTGCTCTCTATCCTGTCTCCAGAGAAAAGCGCTCCGGACGTTTCCCCATAAGCCATAGGGTCAAGCCCGGTGCCCTTGGCCTAGCATTGCCAGCATTCAAAATGTTAAGCAAGCAGCGGGATGTGGGCATGTGTGGCAATGAACCTTGAAGGTCATCCGTATTTCAGgacctggtgggggagggggggagtaTCTTCCTGGCAGGgttggaaggcttcctggaagaggaggcaTCCATGCTGAGGCTCTGAAGGAAGCAGACGCCAAAAATCCAAAATGCTAGGAGCGGGAGAAGAATGAGGAGGGTGTGGCATCAGGCGAGTCAAGGGGACAGGATGTCTGGGGAAAGAGGAACGGTCCCCTATAAGGAATGCCGGAGAGAGAGTAGAAAGATagcaggggtgggggtgcagtGGGAGAGCTCCTCTCTGCAGAACAACGCAGGTAGCAGATATGGAAGGAATCCCCGAGATAGAGAAGTCATCATTTTGCACCCACCAGGGTGGGAAGTGATCCATGCAAGGGGCGTTCCATGGATGCAAAAGTATTGGGTGGAGAGCTGTAAGGGAAAAGGGCGTCACACAGGCTCAGAGCATGCTTCCCGCAGATTGCTTGTCACTTACGAAGGGGAACAGACATCTGTAACAGAAAGATCCGGTCGACACGCCCAGAACCAAGCGATCAAGGTTCACGTCGTCACCGCTAACGTGACAAACCAGCATCGTGTGCCTCCTGGTGCCATGCACTGGGGAGGGCACAGTATCGTGTCTGAACGCTCACTGCCAGAAATGCATAGTCCCAATCTAGTCCTGAGGGCCCGTCGGGCTGTGGGAGATCCTACAAGACAGCCCGCCCAGGGCTCTGAACCATGAGACGTGAGACACACAAAAAATGCCGGGGGATGCACTAGgttaaaaaagagaggaaataggtCTAATAAGAAAATGCAACATGTGATCCCCACAGGAGCGTGTGTCCGTCTCCTACCGCCTTACTTCCCCCTTCAAAATCACAACTATAAAAGATatattggggggctggcctggtggcatggtggttaagttcacacgctccacctcggtggcctggggttcacgggttcggatcccaggcacggacctacacaccgttcatcaagctgtgctgtgctggcatcccacatataaaacaggaagatgggcccagatgtgaACTCAGGGATGATATTtctcacccccccaaaaaagatatattgGGTGAGAATGTCATATAATGCAGCTACTGTAGAAATCACTagagcaatttcttaaaaaattaaacttagaaTTGCCATATGGTCCAGCATtcaacttctgggtatatacacaaaagaactgaGAGAGGGgctccaagaaatatttatttgtacacccgtgttcatggtggcatttttcacaatagccaaaagatgggaACAACTTAAATGCCTatccatggatgaatgggtaaactcAATGGGGTCTGCCCAGACactggaatattacgcagccgtgaaaaggaaggagatcctgACATCTGCTCcaatgtggatggacctggaggacgtgatgctcagtgacgtgagccagacacagagggacacacactgtgtggtccactcacaggaggtccccagaggagccacatccacagagacagaaagtggatggggggccaggggctgggggaggggtgggagtcagtgtttcatggggaccgagcttcagtttggggagatggaaagttctggaaacgGATGGAGGGGATGGTGGCGCAACCGTGTGAATGTGCTTCATGCCACTGAGCTGGGCACTCAAAATGGTTACGATGGTGAATTTCATGTGATGTCTattttatgacaataaaaaagaTACAGAAGACCGTGGGGCCATTTGAATAAGTGGCATCTATATGGGTGACGGTGTCGCCTCTGTGGAACCCGAGAGCGATCACGGTACCGTGGTCGCCTAGGAGAAGCTGCGAATTCTCCGGATGTGGGGTGGAGCGTGAGGCAAAAGGATGAAGTGAGATGATGCTCCAGCTTCAGAATCCtttgggggagagagaaggagggaaagggcaGAGACGACCCGTGTCCACGCTCGGAGACCGCGGGGCAAGAGTCCCCGTCTGTCCCGTCACTCTTGCAACTCTTTCCTGTCGAACTGGAATTTTTCCGAATAAAAAGTCTAAGAAGATGCAGTAAAGACAAGGGCGGTGAGGCGACCATCGGCACGGTGACACGGAGGTCGCTGGGGCCTCGTTGGCGAGCTGCTGGGGTGGCGGGAGAAGCCGGTGGGAGGGACCCAGGGGCCACAAGGCGTCAGCAGCGTCTGGCCGGCTCTTGCTGGGTTCCGGGGCTCTGAATGTGGCGTGTGTTCTTACTCTTTTAGTTTCCTCCAAACCCTAGGGGTGAATGCTATCGTTATGTCCAtgttacagagggggaaactgaggctcagagaggcggaATCTCTTGTCCCAAAGCTGAAGGAAGTAGGGATAATATAGTGAGGCAGAATAACCCAAGAATGAATCTCAGTCCCTGCTCCGAAGGTGCCCCCTCTCCGGCCTCCGACATCCCACCTGGGAGGGGCCGTCGCCAGCTGGCTTACAACCCACTTCTGGGTTCTTGAAACCGGGCTTCCCACCCCGCAAGATGAGCGCATTCCTGAACACTgttgttatttattcattcaacaaacactcagGAGCTGAGGCAGTGCTGGGGCCCCGTGGAGGACTCTGCTGTGGTTCCCCTCACCTTAGTTGCCCCCCAGGCATAAAGCAGAGTTGGACACAGGCCTTTGCGGGGTGTGTGGTCAGGACTAGATGGAGGAAAGGACTGGGGAGCTCAGTAGAGAGTGAGAGGCAagcctggaaggcttcctggaggaggtggcatcagCTCTGCAGCTTTGAAGAACACAGCTCTCTTGGACTGAGTTCTGGGGATGGGGGATGGCCTCTGGAGCCTCAAGGATGCCCAGGCTGGGGCTGAGGACATTGGGGCAAGCAAGACCACCCCCATGTCCCCCCTCCCTGCCAATTAAAAGCCTTTTTGCGAGTTTCCGGGAAGCGGGGCAGCCAGAGGACGCCACCCCAGGAAGGTCACATCCCCAAGCCAGCAGGGGCACACCCCCACGCTGACCCACAGCAGCCCCATCCAGGGAGCCTGGACTCCCACCCCACAAGCTCTTTTggagaccccccccccaaaacatGGCCAAAAGTGAGGGGTCTGTCCTATgaaataaataatcataattagaaaagaaatcattaaatcTGTGCATCCTATCCGCCCCACCTTCCTGCAAAAAAAAGTTTGATGTAAAACGGTGTCTCAGTTGGCACTACTCTGCCTTGTCTTCTGGAATCTTCTGGAACCTTCTGGTCCACCATCTGCACACTAACAGAGGGCCTGCGGCCTGGGTGAGGCAGGTTGGGTTTTTTGCACCCTGCTGAGGCCTGGAGAAACTGTCAGAGTTATTAGCCCAGGAAGATGCTCTGTGGACCACGCCTTCATTCCTGATCACGCGGGGCCCTGTGGGCCCCAACACGGGCTGTGGGGACCCCACGGAGATCTTAAGTCGAGGAACGAGGTGGCCTCATTTGTGACGGGGGTCTTCTTGTTGCTTGGGAATtgggttgccagataaaacacaggacCCCCAGTTAAACTGGAACGTCACGTAAACgaggaatgatttttttaagtataagtaTAGCCCAAAGATGGCGTGGGCtatacttatgctaaaaaaaaattctcgttcttctgaaattccaatttaactgggaattctggatttttattttcgGGGAGGACAGATTGTGGGGGACCAGGGCCAGGAGCCGGGATACCCGGGTTCAGGTGACCGCGCTGCTCCGGTGTCCCATGATGATGGATGGGAccaggtggaggcagaggaggggagagaaatgggAGGATTTGGGGTGGATTGGGGAGAAGGAGTCCCCGTGGCTTGCTGATGGGCTGGACGTGGGCGGAGGTGTGGCCCCGTTACCTGAGGGAGGTGGGGCAGACCGTGCAGGGCTGTGAGGGCAGGACGGACCTGGGTCAGAGGCTACAGACGCAGCCCAGGGGCTCAGCAACTACCTGCCCTCGTGAATTGCCCCGGCCCCGGGTCTGTCCCCCTCGGCACAGCTGACGTGGGGACCGAGTCACTGTCTGTGGACCGTCCTGGGTGCCTCGGGGGCTGAGCAGCACCCCTGGCCATTCAGTGAATTTTCTTGGGATCAGAGACATGGATGCCCACGTGGCCGGGACTCGGAGGGGGCACCCAGACTCGTCCGAAGGCCATCTGTGCCCGACCAAGAAAGGGCAGCCGGTAGCATCTgataaagcttttaatatttagAAGTTTGGGCTTTTAATTCTGGCGCTCCGGGCTCTCGGGTACCACGCCCGCCTCCGGGAGCTGGCAGCTGCTCGAGTCCCGGGGGGCGCTGGTGATGATGATGGGCACAGTGACCTTCACGCTGCTCAGCGACCAGGGCAGGTGGACGGTGCCCACCAGCTCGTAGTGGGTGGTCATGATCCCGCCGTCCCGCGCGCCCCCGCTCACGGACAGCAGGAGCGGGAGGTTGAAGGCGCCCACAATCTTGGTGGTGGCGAAGGGCGCGATGGGGGTGTTGGCCTCCTGTCGCAACAGCTCGCTGCTGTCCACACGCAGGCGCCGCTCCGCCTTGGGCGTGAAGCCCTCGTACTGGACGTGGCCGTACAGGGCGACGACGACCGTCTTGATGCACTTGCTGGTCTGGTTGTTGATCTCGGTGGTAAAGGCGACCTTCTCCCCCGGCACGAAGCTGTTCTTCTCCATCTGGATTTGGAGGGAGATGGTGCCCTGGCTGCAGCAATTGTAGGAGACCTTTCTCTCCGCCTCCACCAACAGAGGGTTCTAGAAGAATGAGGGGGGATGGACAACCATGAGCAATCGAGGCCACTTGCCTGCCTGACATTCCACCATTAGAGCAGCCTTGAGCCTTAGGGGACTGTCCTGATAAGAGACACTGAGATGCCGTCTGGAGCCGTGGGGATTTTGCACCCAAAAGCCTGGAGTGTGCCATCCCCCAGCTTCCTCTAAGCAAAGCCATTTGCCACGCTGAGTATCACTTCCTTATCTGCCAAACAGGCCTAAGAAATCCACAAGACCCTCGCTTCATCTCCACCTCGGTGACtcaattgctgtgtgaccttgaacaagccgCTTGACTTCTCTGAGTCCTGGTTTTCTGGAAGACAGGGAATGTCTTACAGTCTTAAGTCCCCGACCTAGGGCTTGCCCAAGGAGTTCAGACTTGAGGAGAAGATATGATGGGGTCTGAATCGGGGAAAGAAAACTGTGGAGTTGAAATTATGTCACGTGTTTGAAGAAGTGCCTTACAACACAGCTATTCCAGCAGCCGGTCAGCGGCCGGATTGCCAATAAAGCCACATGTACATTATGTTTAATGTGTGGCTTGGGTAACATTTTGCTTTTTGGGAGTTTAGAAGGATTCATTCCCTACTTTTTCTGCGTTCTGGTATCTTCTTCTAGAGGAACTTGATACTTTTtacaagagtgtgtgtgtgtgtgtgtgtgtgtgtgtgtgttgttccCTTCATAccaaaaaacaggaagagagagagtatagtgtaacaaatatttccaaactcCCCTCCCACACCCCCGTCCACATCAAGTGGGTAACCTGAAATTGGCCAAAATGGGGGTATTTCcgccatggaaattggcaaatggcGCCAGAGCCGGTTGTTAGGTTTCCCAGCACAGCACTGCCCGGTCCTACTATGTGCTTTATTTCTCGCCATTCAGGATTTGCCCCGATTTGCCTCAGATCTCGGCTCCTCTGAGAAAAAACACGTCCAGGTTGTACAACCGTTTGAATGGACCTAACGCTCCTGAACCAGACGCTAAAAAATGGTTACAAGGGTCAATTTTGTTAGGTGTGTTTTTCCACcattgaaaatacaaataaataaaatagctgaGATGGAGCGGAACCTCCTGTGTCCCCCAGATGCCgtttgctctcctccctcctcagcgGTGACCGTTGCGCTGAATTTGGGGTTCCTGTGCACTTTTTAAAGGCTCTTTAACGTGCTTAGGAATGCAACTCAGGCATGAAAACCCCGCAAGCTAATGTATAACTTGGTGCGTTATCAAAAGGGCGCCTCCCGTGACTTCCACCCAAGGCAGGAAGTAGAAATTCACCAGTTTCGCCCCCAAAGTCCCTCACGCGTGCCCAGCCCCGCCTCGACAACGACAAATATCCCGAATTTTATGGTCATCTCTTTCTCGTAGCTGATACATTTATTCTCATACTACCTACACGGAGGGACCTACACGAGATATACTGTTCTAGAAAAAATTGTGTAAAGAATAATAGAAACAAGTCCAAACGTATCTTCTAACCagtctaagaaataaaatactggggccggtcctgtggtgccatggttaagttcgcacgctctgctttggtggccctggattcgagggttcaaatcctgggcttggacctatgtactcatcaagccatgctgtggtggtgacccacatacaaaatagagggagattggcacggatgttagctcagggccagtcttcctcaccaaaaaaaattaaaaaaagaaagaaagaaaacattgccAATTCCGACTGAAATCTCGTGGGTTCTGTGTGCTTTCAGTCTGGGCTCCCTCTCCTTCTTGGCACAGCCGGCCGTCACCTGAATTGGGCATTTGTAATCCTCACGTGAATTTTTATAATATCTAGGGATCCCTCTATTCACGGTAGAAATATATAGCATTGTATTCCATGTTTTAATCCTTTGAATAAATCAGGCTGCAGATATTCTCCAGCAACTTGCTATTTTTGCTCAACGTTCTGTTTGCAACGCATTCGTGCGGGTGCCTGTCACtgtcattcatttgttttcaCGAGGGCAACTGAGTGTGTTGGAAAATAACCTGTTCACTCATCTCCCCCGTGATGGACGTTTACGTTGTTGCCACGTGTTTAATGTTTTCAGAAGGGGCATCCTGAAGACGTTTTTCTTGGGCTGACACCCGAGAGTTGCTCTGGGGCCTGAGTTGGCCAACTTTTTCTGCGATGGGcctgataataaatattttaggctttgcaggacCCATAAGGTATTTGTCATAtgtggttcctttttttttttctttgaggaagattggccctgagctaacatctgctaacatctgccaccaatcctcctctttttgctgaggaagactggccctgagctcacatccgtgcccatcttcctctactttatatgtgggacgcctgccacagcatggcttgacaagcggtgtcatgtccgcacccgggatccaaaccggcgaacccagggctgccaaagcagaacgtgcacacttaaccgctgcaccaccaggctggcccctatgattcccttttttttttttatccacaACTCacatttaaaacacagattttattATTGTGGCAAAGCACACAAATCTATACGTCTATCTGCGTCTAGATGTAGATATACAACTGCTGATATTTCTGATTCTGTTTAGtctattcacttaaaaaatgttgACTGTGACCCTCTGAATttagttttctgttatttctagtttattctatcctattatttagttttatagaaaactaaaattttattatttaatttttttttttttttggtgaggaagattgtccctaagctatctatgccaatcttcctctactttgtatgtgggtcgccaccacagcctggcttgacgcatggtgtaggtctgtgcccagcatcagaacccgtgaaccccaggccactgaagcagagcgcgccagacttaaccactatgccgtaggccagccccaaactgaaattttgtaacctaccaaattaatttttttctggtaaattctattctattctatgtaTTTAATACTACTCTATTTTGTCCTAAAcattgattttataaaaataaagttcatgGCAACCCACTAAATGGATATTTTCTGACATATtctattctctcattttaaaaagttgaccGCAACCCGCCAAACTGATTTTGCCTGCTATTTCCCATTCTACTTATTTGAATCTCTGttctgatttcttattttattttttaaaaaatgcaacctATGAAactgatttctttctattttctattttggtcTTGCCTGTTCTCTCAtttggtaaaaaaagaaaagaaaagaaaaaatgtgttgtaacccactaaattgattttgcAACCCGCAAAGGGGTCGTGACCCCAGGTTTGAAAAACGCTGCTCCAGGTGGGCTGTCTGGCCCCTCAGAGACCTGGGGCCGACCCCAGACCCTTGGTGACCTCCTCACCTCCGCCCTTTGCCCCTGGGGcctgcctccccaggcctccctgcttcccctctcgGGTCAGGCCCTTTCATTGGAAATCCCTCCAGTCTTATTCGAAAATTCGTCGCATGCGTTAGGACCCCGCAGCCATTAAGGATCTCCGTGCCCTAACTCACGGCTGGGCCTGTCGTTCTGTCCTGGTCCTGGAGGAGATGCCAAGAGGAACCAGTGGTGGCCCGGGGGAGACCCCCCACCCCAATGCCAGGCCGGGCGGGGTGGCCAAGGGCCCCCAATTCCTGAGAATGTCGGGGTGCAAACTCAACCTTGGATTTATGTCCTGGATCTGGGAGTTTTCTGGACCCGCACAGTCCTCTGGCTTATTTGCAATTTTGGAGGGGTTCCGTCATTCAGTCGATTTGCACGCACTTGGTGCCAAGTGCAAGGAGAAGCCGCAGCAGTGGGGACCCACCAAGCGTCTGCCCTGGTCGGGGAGATGGATGCATCCACGGGATGCAGACAAGGAACCAGGGCGTTTCCAACAGGGATGGAGAAGAGGCTGTGGCGGGACCCAGAATGGGGTGCTCAGGGGGTCCGGGTGGGGGGCTCCCTGAGCATCGATGGTCAGGCAAGGTTTTGGGGACAAGCTCGTCTCCCGAACGGTCCCCACTGCTGGAAGGCGGGATGGGCCACGTCGTTCAAAACCCCAAAGGTACAAagagtgggggggagggggatgtggagaaatcgggACCCACACGCACGGCTGGAGGGGATGGGAAAGCGGGCGGCCACCACGGAAAATGGCCTGGCGGGTCCTCAAGAGGGGAAACGGTTACCATCCAACCCGGCAATTCCATTCCTGGGCGTCTAGtcgagagaaatggaaaacacgTCCCCACAAAGCTTTCGTCACCAGGAaacggaaacaacccaaatgcccatcagtggatgatgGATCCACACACACGTGTCCACCCTACACGCCggaatattacgcagccgtgaagaggagcgaggccctgacacagccgcacgtggacggacctgcacACACGACACTCAGGGAGAAAAGCAGgcacagaaggacacatggcGTGTGACACCCATGGACGGGAAACATCCAGAACAGTCAGATCTacagacagagagcgggctcgtgggggccaggggctgggggtgcaggTGGGGGTGACTGCTGATGGGGACGGGGCTTCTTTTCAGGTTCACGGAATGTTCTAGAACTAGATAGAGAGGATGGTTGTGCCACTACGGGAATGTACCCAAACCCACTGAACTGCCACTTTCAGTGGATGAATTACAAggtacatgaattatatctcaatcaggctgttaaaaaaagaaaactgcaaggGGAAGCGTTTGGCCGGCCGCCCCCCGCCCTGGGGACGGCGTCCGTTGCCCGTTTCTCTGGTCTCCCTCCGGGGACGTCTGTCGCACCTGCGAGGAAGTGCGTTTCTTGTTTTTATCA
This region includes:
- the ARRDC5 gene encoding arrestin domain-containing protein 5; protein product: MSVVKSIELLLPKDAIYLAGSSVKGQVVLTLNSTLVNPVVKVELVGRGYVEWKEETGASRDYSRDVICNNKADYVHKTKTFPVKDNWLSAGSHIFDFHFNLPPRLPSTFSSRTGHVSYFIQASCMGREHVLAKRRMYLLVQGTSDGHQESPAQNPLLVEAERKVSYNCCSQGTISLQIQMEKNSFVPGEKVAFTTEINNQTSKCIKTVVVALYGHVQYEGFTPKAERRLRVDSSELLRQEANTPIAPFATTKIVGAFNLPLLLSVSGGARDGGIMTTHYELVGTVHLPWSLSSVKVTVPIIITSAPRDSSSCQLPEAGVVPESPERQN